The Sus scrofa isolate TJ Tabasco breed Duroc chromosome X, Sscrofa11.1, whole genome shotgun sequence genome has a segment encoding these proteins:
- the TCEAL8 gene encoding transcription elongation factor A protein-like 8 isoform X2, which translates to MQKSCEENEGKSQNMPKAEEDRPLEDVPQEAERNPQPSEEGVSQEAEGNLGTGLTQPSQGYKEDTPVRHLDPEEMIRGVDELERLREEIRRVRNKFVMMHWKQRHSRSRPYPVCFRP; encoded by the coding sequence ATGCAAAAGTCTtgtgaagaaaatgaaggaaaatcacAGAACATGCCAAAGGCCGAGGAAGACCGCCCTTTGGAAGATGTACCACAGGAGGCAGAAAGAAATCCTCAACCTTCTGAAGAAGGTGTAAGCCAGGAAGCTGAAGGAAACCTTGGCACAGGGCTGACTCAGCCTAGCCAGGGATATAAAGAGGACACTCCAGTTAGGCATTTGGACCCTGAAGAAATGATAAGAGGAGTAGATGAGTTGGAAAGGCTTAGGGAAGAGATAAGAAGAGTAAGAAACAAGTTCGTGATGATGCATTGGAAGCAAAGACATTCACGCAGCCGCCCTTACCCTGTGTGCTTTaggccttga
- the TCEAL8 gene encoding transcription elongation factor A protein-like 8 isoform X1: MTRPSRDQESTCAEVLIVQGLFPCSCSLLPEKERSTSDPFRINLFKKENRKILNMQKSCEENEGKSQNMPKAEEDRPLEDVPQEAERNPQPSEEGVSQEAEGNLGTGLTQPSQGYKEDTPVRHLDPEEMIRGVDELERLREEIRRVRNKFVMMHWKQRHSRSRPYPVCFRP; this comes from the exons ATGACGCGACCCTCACGTGACCAGGAGTCGACGTGTGCAGAAGTCCTTATAGTCCAGGGCCTGTTTCCCTGTAGCTGCTCCCTATTGCCGGAGAAGGAGAGGAGTACCTCGGATCCTTTCAG gattaatttattcaaaaaggagaatagaaaaataCTCAATATGCAAAAGTCTtgtgaagaaaatgaaggaaaatcacAGAACATGCCAAAGGCCGAGGAAGACCGCCCTTTGGAAGATGTACCACAGGAGGCAGAAAGAAATCCTCAACCTTCTGAAGAAGGTGTAAGCCAGGAAGCTGAAGGAAACCTTGGCACAGGGCTGACTCAGCCTAGCCAGGGATATAAAGAGGACACTCCAGTTAGGCATTTGGACCCTGAAGAAATGATAAGAGGAGTAGATGAGTTGGAAAGGCTTAGGGAAGAGATAAGAAGAGTAAGAAACAAGTTCGTGATGATGCATTGGAAGCAAAGACATTCACGCAGCCGCCCTTACCCTGTGTGCTTTaggccttga